Proteins encoded within one genomic window of Triticum aestivum cultivar Chinese Spring chromosome 2D, IWGSC CS RefSeq v2.1, whole genome shotgun sequence:
- the LOC123055767 gene encoding uncharacterized protein C119.09c-like translates to MVKLYVQAVPPPDLNKNTEWFMYLVVWTTYIFILFVSWVLILSIFGCTPSMAWTLVNLGHFAITYHFFHWKKGTPFADDQAICNRLTWWEQIDNGKQLTRNIKFLVVVPVVLSVLFCFNFINTAFGSLSSKEQHGKITSDACVIFDGQQLANFVVLQLNERNFSLYVPSLLLRRLSMPVSLQHLR, encoded by the exons ATGGTGAAGCTGTACGTGCAGGCGGTGCCCCCGCCGGATCTGAACAAGAACACCGAGTGGTTCATGTACCTGGTGGTCTGGACCACCTACATCTTCATCCTCTTCGTCTCCTGGGTCCTCATCCTCTCCATCTTCGGCTGCACCCCCAGCATGGCCTGGACGCTCGTCAACCTCGGCCACTTCGCG ATTACATACCACTTCTTCCACTGGAAGAAGGGAACCCCATTCGCTGATGATCAGGCGATATGTAATAGGTTGACTTGGTGGGAGCaaatt GACAACGGCAAGCAGCTTACTCGCAACATAAAATTTCTTGTTGTGGTTCCTGTAGTCCTCTCAGTGTTATTCTGTTTCAATTTTATTAATACTGCTTTTGGGAGCTTATCTAGCAAGGAACAGCACGGCAAGAT TACAAGTGATGCGTGTGTGATTTTTGATGGACAGCAACTAGCAAACTTTGTTGTTTTGCAACTGAATGAACGCAACTTCAGTTTGTACGTCCCCAGCTTGCTGCTGCGGCGGCTGTCAATGCCGGTGAGCCTACAACATCTCCGATGA